Proteins found in one Triticum urartu cultivar G1812 chromosome 4, Tu2.1, whole genome shotgun sequence genomic segment:
- the LOC125554259 gene encoding subtilisin-like protease SBT1.2: protein MGFLHPFASHVVLFFLFLSSLAFLHGAAADQEEALQTYIVQLHPRGSTGGGESASSDHDWHLAFLAKSVPSSEEQDDKRHMSSSRLLYSYHTVFDGFAARLTAGEAAALRALQGVSSVREDRRVELHTTYSYRFLGLNVCPTGAWARARYGRGVVVGVLDTGVWPESPSFDDRGMPPVPDRWRGVCETGERFNATNCNRKLVGARFYSKGHRANYPTDPSDAAARTREYASPRDAHGHGTHTASTAAGSAVAGASVLGAGAGEARGVAPGAHVAAYKVCWFNGCFSSDILAGMDDAVRDGVDVLSLSLGGFPIPLFEDSIAIGSFRATVRGVSVVSAAGNNGPEPSSVANEAPWMLTVGAATLDRRFPAYVRLGNGRVLYGESMYPGKVGLKNGGKALELFYAAGGSREAMYCMKGSLSAADVAGKMVVCDRGITGRADKGQAVKEAGGAAMVLANSEINRQEDSVDVHVLPATLIGYQEAVELKKYISSTPRPVARIAFGGTRIGRARAPAVALFSARGPSVTSPSVLKPDVIAPGVNIIAAWPGSVGPSGLDGDARRTNFTVLSGTSMACPHVSGIAALVRSAHPSWSPAMVRSAIMTTADVTDRQGKPITDGDGGDRADAFGMGAGHVNPALAVDPGLVYDIEPADYVTHLCTLGYTQREVFKITHSAVDCSELLHENPGFTLNYPSMAVAFKDGGGETSAVLRRTVTNVGAPNSTYTARVGAPPGVKVTVAPTTLAFAEFGEKKSFQVWVDASGAAGRDSGEGYLVWKQRGAGLGRRRTVRSPIAVTWPVE from the coding sequence ATGGGTTTCCTCCACCCGTTCGCCTCCCACGTggtgctcttcttcctcttcctctcctcgtTGGCGTTTCTTCATGGCGCCGCCGCGGACCAGGAGGAGGCTCTGCAGACCTACATTGTGCAGCTGCACCCGCGCGGATCTACCGGCGGCGGCGAGTCAGCCTCCTCCGACCACGACTGGCACCTCGCCTTCCTCGCCAAATCCGTGCCTTCTTCCGAGGAGCAAGATGACAAGCGTCACATGTCGTCGTCGCGGCTGCTCTACTCTTACCACACCGTGTTCGACGGCTTCGCGGCGCGGCTCAcggccggcgaggcggcggcgctgcgggcGCTGCAGGGCGTCTCGTCGGTGCGGGAGGACCGCCGGGTGGAGCTCCACACCACGTACTCGTACCGGTTCCTTGGCCTAAACGTGTGCCCGACCGGGGCGTGGGCGCGCGCGCGGTATGGCCGCGGCGTGGTGGTCGGGGTGCTCGACACGGGCGTGTGGCCGGAGAGCCCGAGCTTCGACGACCGCGGGATGCCGCCGGTGCCGGACCGGTGGCGGGGCGTGTGCGAGACCGGGGAGCGGTTCAACGCGACCAACTGCAACCGGAAGCTCGTCGGCGCGCGGTTCTACTCCAAGGGCCACCGCGCCAACTACCCGACGGACCCGTCGGACGCCGCCGCGCGGACGCGGGAGTACGCTTCGCCACGGGACGCGCACGGGCACGGGACCCACACGGCGTCGACAGCCGCGGGGTCCGCCGTGGCCGGAGCCAGTGTCCTCGGCGCCGGGGCCGGGGAGGCGCGCGGCGTGGCTCCCGGCGCGCACGTCGCCGCGTACAAGGTCTGCTGGTTCAACGGATGCTTCAGCTCCGATATCCTCGCCGGGATGGACGACGCGGTGCGCGACGGCGTCGACGTGCTGTCGCTCTCCCTGGGCGGCTTCCCCATCCCGCTCTTCGAGGACAGCATCGCCATCGGCAGCTTCCGTGCCACGGTGCGCGGCGTCTCCGTCGTCAGCGCCGCCGGCAACAACGGGCCGGAGCCGAGCTCCGTGGCCAACGAAGCGCCCTGGATGCTCACCGTCGGCGCTGCCACACTGGACCGCCGCTTCCCGGCCTACGTCCGGCTCGGCAACGGCCGGGTCCTGTACGGTGAGTCCATGTACCCGGGAAAAGTTGGTTTGAAAAATGGCGGGAAAGCGCTCGAGCTGTTCTACGCCGCCGGTGGGTCCCGGGAAgcgatgtactgcatgaagggcTCCCTATCCGCGGCCGACGTCGCCGGGAAGATGGTGGTATGTGACCGCGGCATCACCGGCCGGGCAGACAAAGGCCAGGCGGTGAAAGAAGCGGGCGGCGCGGCCATGGTGCTCGCGAACTCCGAGATCAACCGGCAGGAGGACTCCGTCGATGTGCACGTCCTCCCCGCGACACTCATCGGCTACCAGGAAGCCGTCGAGCTCAAGAAGTACATCAGCTCGACGCCGCGGCCGGTGGCAAGGATCGCGTTCGGCGGCACGCGGATCGGGCGAGCGCGCGCACCGGCGGTGGCGCTGTTCTCGGCGCGAGGGCCGAGCGTGACGAGCCCATCGGTGCTGAAGCCTGACGTGATCGCGCCCGGGGTGAACATCATCGCTGCGTGGCCGGGCAGCGTGGGTCCGTCGGGGCTGGACGGCGACGCGCGGCGGACCAACTTCACGGTGCTGTCGGGGACGTCGATGGCGTGCCCGCACGTGAGCGGCATCGCGGCGCTGGTCAGGTCGGCGCACCCTTCATGGAGCCCGGCGATGGTGCGTTCGGCGATCATGACGACGGCCGACGTGACGGACCGGCAGGGCAAGCCGATcaccgacggcgacggcggcgaccgCGCCGACGCGTTCGGCATGGGCGCGGGGCACGTGAACCCGGCCCTCGCCGTCGACCCAGGCCTCGTCTACGACATCGAGCCGGCCGACTACGTGACGCACCTGTGCACGCTGGGGTACACGCAGAGGGAGGTGTTCAAGATCACGCACAGCGCCGTCGACTGCAGCGAGCTGCTGCACGAGAACCCGGGGTTCACGCTCAACTACCCGTCGATGGCGGTGGCGTTcaaggacggcggcggcgagacCTCGGCGGTGCTCCGGAGGACGGTCACCAACGTGGGCGCGCCCAACTCGACGTACACGGCGCGGGTGGGCGCGCCGCCGGGGGTCAAGGTCACGGTCGCGCCCACGACGCTGGCGTTCGCGGAGTTCGGCGAGAAGAAGAGCTTTCAGGTGTGGGTGGACGCGTCAGGCGCGGCGGGGAGGGACAGCGGGGAGGGGTACCTGGTGTGGAAGCAGCGGGGCGCGGGGCTGGGCAGGCGGCGCACGGTGAGGAGCCCCATTGCCGTGACCTGGCCCGTGGAGTAG